In the genome of Burkholderia sp. PAMC 26561, one region contains:
- a CDS encoding DUF2934 domain-containing protein, whose product MDQHIRERAHAVWEQEGRLTGGQDGGWRRLCDFQS is encoded by the coding sequence CTGGACCAGCATATCCGCGAGCGGGCCCACGCGGTTTGGGAGCAAGAAGGTAGACTCACCGGTGGGCAAGATGGGGGTTGGCGCCGCTTATGCGATTTTCAATCGTAG